Proteins from a single region of Paraglaciecola sp. T6c:
- a CDS encoding DMT family transporter, translating into MKSVMLYVLTVLIWGSTWLAIEFQLGDVPAPVSLAYRFAIAAFVMWCYCVFKGMNMRFSKTDHGFFMVLALCNFGLNYLVLYWAQNYLTSAMASIAFSTLLLMNIINTRLFFGRRIANRIYIGALLGVVGLGALFWPDMKDLDFTSDAMLGLGLALGGTFLASLGNMASVRNSSHQVGVMQGNAWGMLYGAVALVCVVLLSDAQFTFSTELSYVISLLYLSLFGTVIAFACYFLLLRDIGPEKASYSIVLFPIVAVLLSTVFEDFVWHANTVFGFVLVLVGNAIVLTPLAKVRNWLG; encoded by the coding sequence TTGAAAAGCGTTATGTTGTATGTTTTGACCGTGCTTATTTGGGGCTCGACTTGGTTGGCGATTGAGTTTCAGCTTGGGGATGTGCCAGCACCGGTGTCTTTAGCCTATCGCTTCGCTATCGCCGCTTTTGTTATGTGGTGCTACTGCGTGTTTAAAGGTATGAATATGCGGTTTTCAAAGACAGATCATGGCTTTTTTATGGTGCTGGCCTTGTGCAATTTTGGTCTGAATTATTTAGTCTTATATTGGGCGCAAAATTACCTCACCTCAGCCATGGCTTCTATTGCATTTTCAACCCTGCTTCTGATGAATATAATTAATACGCGTCTGTTCTTTGGCCGTCGCATCGCTAATCGGATATATATTGGAGCCTTGCTTGGCGTCGTTGGTTTAGGAGCATTGTTTTGGCCAGACATGAAAGACCTCGATTTTACCAGTGATGCCATGCTTGGGTTGGGCCTTGCACTTGGCGGCACCTTTTTAGCATCATTGGGGAACATGGCCAGTGTGCGCAATTCATCCCATCAGGTCGGTGTGATGCAAGGTAACGCATGGGGGATGTTGTACGGTGCGGTGGCACTCGTTTGTGTGGTGTTGCTCAGTGACGCTCAATTTACTTTTTCTACAGAACTTAGCTACGTTATCTCACTGCTTTATCTCTCGTTATTTGGCACAGTGATTGCCTTTGCGTGCTACTTTTTATTATTGCGTGACATTGGTCCTGAAAAAGCCAGTTATTCCATCGTTTTATTTCCAATTGTGGCTGTGCTCTTGAGTACTGTTTTCGAAGATTTCGTATGGCACGCTAACACGGTATTTGGATTTGTATTAGTACTAGTAGGAAATGCCATTGTACTCACGCCATTAGCAAAAGTTAGAAATTGGTTAGGGTAG
- a CDS encoding type 1 glutamine amidotransferase domain-containing protein: MLTTLTDKKTAAILAKDGFEQCELIETRDALIEAGVDVHIVSLEPGTIIGWNGSKWGIEVDVDKVVSKVSADDYDALILPGGLFNPDALLQDRDAVDFVKAFFVDAKLKPVVAINQGTWMLLEADVLRNRLVASFPTVLNRLRNAGAKVVDRDLVVDQGLYTSRSSHNLAALNQQVIQQLTKPRVH; encoded by the coding sequence ATGTTGACGACGCTAACAGATAAAAAAACTGCAGCCATACTCGCCAAGGATGGCTTTGAACAATGTGAATTAATTGAAACCCGTGACGCCCTTATTGAGGCTGGGGTTGATGTGCACATTGTCTCCCTTGAGCCTGGGACTATAATAGGCTGGAACGGCAGCAAATGGGGTATAGAAGTGGATGTAGATAAAGTCGTGTCAAAAGTGTCAGCTGATGATTATGATGCACTCATTTTACCCGGCGGATTATTTAACCCAGACGCGCTGTTGCAAGACAGAGACGCAGTAGATTTTGTAAAGGCATTCTTTGTAGATGCTAAGCTCAAGCCTGTGGTTGCCATCAATCAAGGTACGTGGATGTTGCTTGAAGCAGACGTTTTGAGAAACAGACTCGTTGCTTCATTTCCAACTGTTCTCAATCGCTTGCGAAACGCTGGTGCGAAGGTCGTTGACCGGGACCTCGTGGTCGATCAAGGTTTATATACCAGCCGAAGCTCCCACAATCTGGCTGCGCTGAACCAACAAGTTATTCAGCAGCTCACTAAGCCACGCGTTCACTAG
- the greA gene encoding transcription elongation factor GreA, whose translation MTQYPMTAKGAEMLREELQHLKSVKRPEIIKSIAEAREHGDLKENAEYHAAREQQSFCEGRIQDIEGKLSNVQIIDVTKMTNTGKVIFGTTVTILNLQSDEEITYKIVGDDEADIKNNLISVSSPIARGLIGKQLDDVVTIQTPKGAIEFEIIEVEYV comes from the coding sequence ATGACTCAATATCCTATGACGGCTAAAGGCGCAGAAATGTTGCGTGAAGAGCTACAACATTTAAAGTCAGTAAAACGACCAGAAATTATTAAATCGATTGCGGAAGCCCGTGAACACGGAGATTTAAAAGAAAACGCTGAATACCATGCTGCGCGTGAGCAGCAAAGCTTCTGTGAAGGGCGTATTCAAGATATCGAAGGTAAGTTGTCCAACGTACAAATTATCGATGTAACCAAGATGACCAACACTGGGAAGGTCATATTTGGCACGACAGTTACTATATTAAATCTACAAAGTGACGAAGAAATTACTTATAAGATTGTGGGTGATGATGAAGCTGACATTAAGAATAACCTTATTTCAGTCAGTTCGCCTATCGCCCGGGGTTTAATCGGTAAGCAGCTAGACGATGTGGTCACCATTCAAACGCCCAAGGGTGCAATTGAATTTGAAATCATTGAGGTAGAGTACGTCTAA